From Nitrospirota bacterium, a single genomic window includes:
- a CDS encoding DMT family protein: MPIVLQTTGLLVLSNVFMTFAWYAHLKHLNHHPWYLAAFASWGIALFEYLLQVPANRTGFQALDLTQLKILQEVITLSVFAPFAIWYMGQPLRWNFLWAALCLIGAVYFMFRG, from the coding sequence ATGCCGATTGTGTTGCAGACCACGGGCTTGTTGGTCTTATCCAACGTCTTCATGACGTTTGCCTGGTACGCCCATCTCAAACACCTCAATCATCACCCGTGGTATCTGGCCGCGTTTGCAAGTTGGGGTATCGCGCTGTTCGAGTATCTGCTGCAGGTTCCGGCCAACCGGACCGGGTTTCAGGCGCTCGATCTGACGCAACTGAAGATCCTGCAGGAAGTGATCACGTTGTCCGTGTTTGCGCCGTTTGCGATTTGGTACATGGGCCAGCCGTTGCGATGGAACTTCTTGTGGGCCGCGCTGTGTCTGATCGGCGCCGTCTATTTCATGTTCCGGGGGTAG
- a CDS encoding protein kinase has product MTTPERFGPYLLLKKIGRGGMAELFLARQTGVAGFERVVAIKRILPHLTEDREFVQMFVNEAKLAAQITHPHIVQIYDFGAVLGTYYMAMEYVMGKSLAAVLAQGQARGVPVPLSAAVLITARIAAGLDHAYRGTAASGAPLGIIHRDISPQNILIGYNGDVKLVDFGIAKAASSSSHTQTGVLKGKLAYLSPEQAWGKAVDHRSDLFALGIVLHEMLTGQRLFKADNEFTTLERVRTADVPVPSAVKEGLPKALDAIVLKTLAKNPGERYATGQAFEDALNGYLRTLSPPPSARDLSEYLRTLFDKDIETDTATYRQVTTITKTTAPPTNKRPEPSAHAERTRTIATPASRSVPAPTPAGRGRSIAIGLGVAAALAVSAVGGWAVLNRSTNESRPTPVAVAPPTEPVVADPRVESPLVTPEHPVAVAPAPQVPAPVPETMSPPPSPIEPPPQRKEPKPAKKPAPVPVTAPRKEPSRVAPPIHEARTVTPSPEPKPKALAPAPLVVAPPATEALKPVAEVKPVAPPATRLSTVRESSSASTPAPQPPPEPAHDEAPLPLLP; this is encoded by the coding sequence GTGACCACCCCAGAACGATTCGGCCCGTACCTCTTGTTGAAAAAGATCGGTCGCGGCGGCATGGCCGAGCTGTTCCTCGCCCGTCAGACCGGCGTGGCGGGATTCGAGCGGGTGGTGGCCATCAAACGGATTCTCCCCCACCTCACCGAGGACCGCGAGTTCGTGCAGATGTTCGTGAACGAGGCCAAACTCGCGGCCCAGATCACGCACCCCCATATCGTGCAGATCTACGATTTCGGCGCCGTGTTGGGCACCTATTACATGGCCATGGAGTACGTGATGGGCAAGAGCCTGGCCGCGGTGTTGGCGCAGGGGCAGGCTCGGGGCGTCCCCGTCCCCCTGTCCGCCGCGGTGCTGATCACCGCGCGGATCGCGGCGGGATTGGACCACGCCTATCGCGGCACCGCCGCGTCCGGCGCGCCGCTGGGGATCATCCATCGGGACATCAGCCCCCAGAACATCCTGATCGGGTACAACGGCGACGTCAAACTCGTGGATTTCGGGATCGCCAAGGCCGCCTCGTCGTCCAGCCACACCCAGACCGGGGTGCTCAAGGGCAAGCTCGCGTACCTGTCGCCGGAGCAGGCCTGGGGCAAAGCCGTTGACCATCGATCGGACCTGTTCGCGCTCGGCATCGTGTTGCACGAAATGCTCACCGGACAGCGCCTGTTCAAGGCCGACAACGAATTCACCACGCTCGAACGCGTCCGCACCGCCGACGTGCCGGTTCCATCCGCGGTCAAGGAAGGGTTGCCCAAGGCCTTGGACGCGATCGTGCTCAAGACACTCGCGAAGAACCCCGGCGAGCGGTATGCGACCGGCCAGGCGTTCGAGGACGCGCTCAACGGTTACCTGCGGACCCTCTCCCCACCGCCCAGCGCCAGGGATCTGTCCGAGTACCTCCGCACACTGTTCGACAAGGACATCGAAACCGACACGGCAACGTATCGGCAGGTCACCACTATTACCAAAACCACCGCGCCGCCGACGAATAAACGCCCGGAGCCCTCTGCACATGCAGAGAGAACGCGGACGATTGCCACCCCCGCGTCGCGCTCGGTTCCCGCTCCCACGCCCGCTGGTCGCGGCCGTTCGATTGCAATCGGGCTGGGTGTCGCTGCGGCGCTGGCGGTGAGCGCGGTCGGCGGGTGGGCGGTGCTGAATCGCTCGACGAACGAATCGCGTCCGACACCCGTTGCGGTCGCGCCGCCTACCGAGCCGGTGGTGGCCGATCCCCGCGTGGAGTCTCCGCTGGTGACGCCGGAACACCCCGTGGCGGTGGCACCCGCGCCTCAGGTCCCGGCACCCGTTCCCGAGACCATGTCGCCTCCTCCGAGTCCGATCGAACCGCCGCCGCAACGCAAGGAGCCCAAGCCCGCAAAGAAACCTGCGCCCGTTCCGGTCACCGCCCCGCGTAAGGAGCCGAGCCGCGTCGCGCCGCCGATACACGAAGCGCGAACGGTCACCCCGTCCCCTGAACCCAAGCCGAAGGCCCTGGCTCCGGCGCCCCTGGTCGTCGCTCCACCCGCGACCGAGGCGCTCAAGCCAGTCGCCGAGGTCAAACCAGTGGCTCCGCCGGCGACCCGACTCTCGACGGTGCGCGAATCTTCGAGCGCCTCCACCCCGGCGCCCCAACCACCACCCGAGCCGGCGCACGACGAAGCGCCGCTCCCCTTGCTGCCGTGA
- a CDS encoding fumarylacetoacetate hydrolase family protein translates to MRYLRFVHDNVVAYGRLEGDLVRVIDGDLFGGYKVTERTVLLAAVRVLAPCLPTKIIAIGVNYKDHAAEFKKDLPEEPLIFLKPPSAVLASEEAIVYPEGVTRRVDYEGELAVVIRKRGRHLTPEQAAAVILGYTCCNDVTARDLQKKDGQWSRAKGFDTFCPLGPVIATELDPSQLRIETRLNGEVKQDAPVSSMIFDVPTLISHVSKVMTLMPGDVLTTGTPSGVGPMKPGDVVEVRIEGIGTLRNRVV, encoded by the coding sequence ATGCGTTATCTTCGCTTCGTTCATGACAATGTCGTGGCCTACGGCCGCCTGGAAGGCGATCTAGTCCGGGTGATCGATGGCGACTTGTTCGGGGGGTACAAGGTCACCGAACGAACCGTGTTGCTCGCGGCCGTGCGGGTGCTCGCGCCCTGCCTGCCGACCAAGATCATCGCCATCGGCGTCAATTACAAGGACCACGCCGCGGAGTTCAAGAAGGACCTGCCCGAAGAGCCCTTGATCTTTCTCAAACCGCCCAGCGCGGTGCTGGCATCTGAAGAGGCGATCGTGTATCCGGAGGGGGTGACGCGGCGCGTGGACTACGAGGGGGAGTTGGCGGTGGTGATCCGCAAACGCGGGCGCCACCTCACCCCCGAACAGGCCGCCGCGGTGATTCTGGGCTACACGTGCTGCAACGACGTGACCGCGCGCGACCTCCAGAAAAAAGACGGCCAGTGGAGCCGCGCCAAGGGGTTCGACACGTTCTGTCCCTTGGGGCCGGTGATTGCGACGGAACTCGATCCGTCGCAGCTGCGCATCGAAACGCGCCTCAACGGCGAGGTGAAACAGGACGCGCCGGTCTCGTCCATGATCTTCGACGTCCCCACGTTGATCAGCCACGTGTCCAAGGTCATGACGTTGATGCCCGGCGACGTGTTGACCACGGGCACGCCGTCGGGCGTGGGGCCGATGAAACCGGGCGATGTGGTCGAGGTGCGGATCGAAGGCATCGGCACGTTGAGAAACCGCGTAGTGTAA
- the folK gene encoding 2-amino-4-hydroxy-6-hydroxymethyldihydropteridine diphosphokinase: MPETIRAYIGVGSNVGNRFAHCQAAVDALGRLGGTRVAACSRWFETEPVGEIAQDWFLNGAVAIDTVLGPHELLTRCRRIEHDRGRDRAQESPGGPRTLDLDILLYGDRVVDTPDLQIPHPRMAERAFVLIPLEDIAPRAVHPVRQATVAELRARLADPHVVRLFEAINRSA; encoded by the coding sequence ATGCCCGAGACCATTCGCGCCTACATCGGGGTGGGATCCAACGTCGGAAACCGGTTCGCGCACTGCCAGGCGGCCGTGGACGCACTCGGTCGGCTGGGCGGGACGAGGGTGGCGGCCTGTTCGCGTTGGTTCGAGACCGAGCCGGTCGGGGAGATCGCGCAGGACTGGTTTCTGAACGGCGCGGTCGCGATCGACACGGTGTTGGGGCCGCACGAGTTGCTGACCAGGTGCCGTCGCATCGAACACGACCGGGGCCGCGATCGTGCGCAAGAATCCCCTGGCGGGCCGCGGACTCTTGACCTGGACATTCTCCTGTACGGCGACCGGGTGGTGGACACGCCGGACCTGCAAATTCCCCACCCACGCATGGCGGAGCGCGCGTTCGTGCTGATTCCGCTGGAGGACATCGCGCCGCGCGCCGTGCATCCCGTGCGCCAGGCCACGGTGGCGGAGTTGCGCGCCCGCCTCGCCGATCCGCACGTGGTCCGATTGTTTGAGGCGATTAACCGGTCCGCGTGA
- a CDS encoding LL-diaminopimelate aminotransferase gives MASSYIQGRFAERIGGAKFGKSTKIYKFEKIKRAKAAAQKAHPGVELLDFGVGEPDDMAFPGVVEALQREAAKWENRGYADNGIAEFKEAAARYLGRVFGAPGIDPQTEVLHAIGAKPALAMLPACFIDRGDVAIVTVPGYPVMATHTRWYGGRVVELPLVQERHYLPDLGALKAADLRRAKLLYLNYPNNPTGASATRDFYQDVVKFAKKHKVIVVVDAAYAGLTYGEPPLSFLSVPGAKDVGVELHSLSKAFNMTGWRLGFVAGNPLVVSAFGMVKDNCDSGQFKAIQRAGIYALDHPEITREIGRKYERRLRGMVAALSSVGFDVAMPRGSFFLYTAAPKGVKAGRKFRSAEDVSEFLITERLISTVPWDDAGHYLRFSATFLAKDEADERRVLDELKRRLSDLGLVF, from the coding sequence GTGGCGTCATCGTACATTCAAGGGCGGTTTGCCGAACGGATCGGCGGGGCCAAGTTCGGCAAGTCCACCAAAATCTACAAATTCGAGAAGATCAAGCGCGCCAAGGCGGCCGCGCAGAAAGCCCACCCCGGAGTGGAGTTGCTCGACTTCGGCGTGGGCGAGCCCGATGACATGGCGTTTCCGGGGGTGGTCGAGGCGCTGCAACGCGAGGCCGCGAAATGGGAGAACCGGGGCTACGCGGACAACGGGATCGCCGAATTCAAAGAAGCCGCGGCGCGTTACCTGGGCCGCGTGTTCGGGGCTCCGGGGATCGACCCGCAGACCGAGGTGCTCCACGCCATCGGCGCCAAACCCGCGCTGGCCATGCTGCCGGCGTGCTTCATTGACCGGGGCGACGTGGCGATCGTCACGGTGCCCGGGTATCCGGTGATGGCCACGCATACGCGGTGGTACGGCGGCCGGGTGGTCGAGCTCCCCCTGGTCCAAGAACGGCATTATCTGCCGGATCTGGGTGCGCTGAAAGCCGCGGACCTGAGACGCGCCAAGCTCCTGTACCTCAACTACCCCAACAACCCCACCGGCGCGTCCGCTACCCGCGACTTCTACCAGGACGTCGTCAAGTTCGCGAAGAAACACAAAGTGATCGTGGTGGTGGACGCGGCATACGCCGGGCTGACCTACGGGGAACCGCCGTTGAGCTTTTTGTCGGTCCCCGGCGCCAAGGACGTGGGCGTGGAGCTGCACTCGTTGTCCAAAGCCTTCAACATGACCGGTTGGCGGCTGGGATTCGTAGCAGGCAATCCATTGGTCGTCTCCGCGTTCGGCATGGTCAAGGACAATTGTGATTCCGGGCAGTTCAAGGCCATCCAGCGGGCGGGGATTTACGCGCTCGATCATCCCGAGATCACCCGTGAGATCGGGCGCAAATACGAGCGACGGTTGCGGGGGATGGTCGCCGCGTTGTCCTCGGTGGGCTTCGATGTCGCCATGCCGCGCGGGTCGTTTTTTCTGTACACGGCCGCCCCCAAGGGCGTGAAAGCCGGCCGGAAATTCCGGAGCGCGGAGGACGTGTCGGAGTTCCTGATCACCGAACGCTTGATCTCCACGGTGCCCTGGGATGACGCGGGGCACTATCTGCGCTTCTCCGCAACGTTTCTCGCGAAAGATGAGGCCGACGAGCGGCGGGTGCTGGATGAATTGAAGAGACGGTTGTCTGATTTGGGACTGGTGTTCTGA